The sequence ATGGTGTAATACTCCTAGAAAGAACTGTATACAATAATAATAgggaaataaatttgaaaagttagCCTCTACAAAGAAAACAAGGAAATAAAGATTGAATTTGAGTTGGTTCttatattagaaatttcaaaCTGATCAATTTCAAATCACAATAACACAAATTACCAAAATGTATAGACATACAACATCGTCGATCACTATTGAAGATAAAAACAAGGCCAATGCCCCAGATTTGAAGGATTACTTTGTAGAGATTTAAAGGAAAAGTTTGCCAATGCATGTTGTAAATATCTTGATTCAATATATGACAATATAGCAAGATGAAGAAGTGTTGATAAAACACAATCATAACATTCACTACGAAAGAGTAAGTAAATAGAATTAGTAATAAGTGGTATCTAACCGTGAGAGGGTATAatagacatttttttaaaaatgaatgacAATATGGGAAGGTAAAAATTTTCCCTTATAGCCCATTTTAATAtagtatagttttttttttctttttctctttcgatcctattttttatttaaaaaataagagggATGAATATAGATAGGATAGAAAAATTTGAACCTTAACCTGATCGAAAAAAGTAGTATATGCTAATATACATATATCTTATAGAATTTAGATGAGATTCaagtaattaaatatataatcaaaaaaATTTTTACagattatatttaagtcatagTAAAGAAGATCGTTTGGAAAATCAATTCGGGTAAGAACAAACAAGAAGGAAGCCTCAcaaaattttattccaaatttcaaaaggTATTTATACGAAAGATGTATATAACTGTCAATCATTGATTGAAACCAATTGAAaagagaggttttttttttacaaatagaaAAGATATTGGATTCCTTTTGCCCCCATGTTGTGGTCACTTCATGGGTCATATTCgttggaaaaaatgaaaaatagaaaggAAAGATACCCATAAAAAGGATCTAAATGCATGTGAACTTCATTTTATACTACAAATCGGTAGATAGTTTCTCCTCCACTTTgattcttataaatttttttactaaaaagataatataattaaaatgtggaATGGAAGAATCAAATTATTGATCTTATAATACGAGTACTATGTCAGTTGAACTATGTGCATATTAGttattcatttaaatttaatatgatacaaaaatgttgtcatttttttgtttttctttttttttttaaaaaatattctattGCTCATTTTTGTTGTTGGCATAATATTCCCTATTCATTGGTTTTCAAGACATTGGAAAAGGaagcttttctttctttctttcttttttctcttactCTGAGTAGTCTCTTATTTCTATCGATGTAATTCTAGAGTTCGTTTCttgttttcctaaaaaaaaaaattggagaaagaatGAAAAACTACTATAGCTAAATCAAACTTGTTACTTCTTCCAAAAATGATTAATACACTCTCATGTTAAATCCTTATATCAACATATACAAATCacacatttttaaaagtttaactTCAGTCCTTAATCttcttcacattttttttttcaatttcattttttaacttttataaaatctaCTTAAATTTGTTACCCACTTTCTCCTTCaatcatttagatttaaaattacaaatttaggtCTTCTTTCATTAAATTACATATTTAGTCTCCACTATAAAAATTCTATGTCTAGtatattaaaactttataataatGTTAGCCTTACTTTGTATTgcttaaaaaacacttttggtaataaatttttagaaaagtaacaatttagttcctcAATTTAGTTTTATCACAATTTGACCCAtgtacttttattttataataatttagtctctacactttattatgtaataatttaggctttatattttcaaaattataacatttcATGTAAAGGCAGTttgagattatttttttaaatttcatgttatatttacattttatcaCCTTTCTTACTAAAAGGAACTAAATATAACATTTCGATCACTAAAGTTGAAATTTTAGGACTAACATGAAAAGTGAATAAAAACTCAAGGACTAAAATTGTAGGAGAATAAGATATAGACAAAGTTGAGGGGACAAAATTTGCAAATAAAGTTATAAAATTCCATTTCTGCCCCTAACAGTTGGATGTTATCATCCTTGCTATTGATGTTGTCATATTGTGCAAAGGAGACACCAAAATGTGGTCATCTTAACGATAtcaatttgactttttttcttTCAGCAACCAAACAAActataaatattaaatgaatttgCTCTTTGCATTCAAACTTTCAACCATATAGAGATCTCcattcctttttcttctttgatgtCTTCATCAATGAATATAGATCTTTTACCTCAAGATTGTATTGCACACGTTCTCTCATTCGCCTCTGCTCGAGAAGcatgtcggttgtcaaccgtCTCAGAGATGATGCACTTAATTGCTGATTCTGATGTTGTATGGGAGAAATTTCTTCCATTTGATTGTAAGGAAATTTTGTTGCGATTAGATTCTTCAGTGGTTTACGATACTAAAAAGGATTTGTATTTCAAGTTATGTTGTCCTCATCTTATTGATGGGGGCAAGAAGGTacatttacatatttatatagCAGTATTacgtaaatatcatatatattatcagttatttgaattttatcatttaacgttatatatatagttttttattAAGGGCTACATGCATGTAAACTTTGGATCGACTTCACTTTCTTTAAGAATTTATGTTGATCCATCAAAAGTGCATGTATGTTGGTAGGAGTGTCTATGAGTAGGACCGATATGAGAtgtgttgataaaattaaatttatcataaccatcaacttaagtttaTGGGTCAATAGTAATTTAATAGAATGGTCATTCCCATCTTTGCCATCCAGATCATTCTTTGTTCATAgaaattttaatgtttaaattatgtAAATCTCTTTATCTCTCTCATATCAGATTTGAAACGAGGGAGAGAAAAATAGGTCCTCCTCTCTCATTTTAGTTGAGAAAGAATGTAGTCATGGATCAAAGGAgaaacgagagagagaaaaaagaaaaatatatattttttattttataaaattttaaaaaatatataggcAATATGTAGCAATATCTCTCCATATTAGCCAAAAATAAAATGTACCatgaaaacttgaaaataaaTCGAAAAGATTTAGAAAGCATTTTTAAAAGGTTATTTTTGCATGAACAGGCGGTGGAtcaaatatgaatttaaaattcatatttgTTTCATTGCTTGTTGATGCATCATTGATCTTTGAAATGCTTCTACAACTTGATAGTTTCATTTACCATAAAATTATGCATATCATTTATGTTTGAGTTGTATTTATTTTAgcatctaattttttttttttttttttttttttttttttttttttttaattctagaATAAGTTAAAGTTCAACAATAGTATCTTCTTATTTTTACACAATATCTAAGAATTAAATAGGAGATATTTATTTTAGGAGTTAGATTTATATTCTCTATAATTGGAaagtcaaactcaaatttcatagaaaacatttattaatttattgatttgttGTAGtacaagatatatatatatatatatatattgggtaAAAGCCATAACTTTTGATATTTAATTCTATCTCCAAGCTAAAAACACCTACATTACAAATCTAGAAATTAAACCAACTATAATTAGCTATACAAATTTAGACCTTTGaaaccttattattattattgttattgttattattattattattgttattattattttgctgcAAAGGGCAGACTACATTAACTTATACTTTTCAGACTTGCAAACCAAACATATGCATACAAAGTGTTGGGGCATTCATTTGAGTTGGATTAAGTTAGATTTTCAATTCAACTTGATCTATCAAACTTCACAAATGAGtgttaagtaatttaattttacCAACTAATTCAATCGTATCaattattgaagtttgaatatTTATCGAGAAACTccatcttctctttcttctctctgtCATCATCCAAATATTTTCAATGATTCTACTGTAAAAAGTACAGATATGAATACATATATAGGATACAGATACGATATGATACTACAATacctcaatttttaaaaactaagatacgCACACGTGCACGCACACATGCACACACGCACCCACATGCATGCATGCACGCACGCACACCCCGTATATGTGTGTGTGCATCTTTGTCcaattaattgttataatagttAGATTGAaatagattcaagaagagagtgaagacatgaaaaaaaaatccagcaaaggtaggaaagaagtagaagattaagattgaagaatgaagtcGAGGATGGGGGGAGGGGTGTGAATCCTAATTTAGATGGTGAGAGAGACGAGAAGAATGAATATTTAGTTAtgtttcagatttttttttaaaaaaacttttatgttcttattctttattggttttgtcatttttaatcTACTTTATTTTGGATGTCTAGATTTAAGTgtacttttaaataaaataggttgtgggttaggcttaaatttagaaaaaattgacCTAACACATCCTTTTCACGTATCTGATAACAGATAGAcgtatttgaaaatttaaaaaaataaaataaaaatcagatATTTCAATTCACGTATCTATCACGTATTTGGACATATCCGTATCTAATACTGATTCTTTGCATAATTAAAAGTATCTGTGTTTCTCAAAATCTTTTTGTTGGTCACCACCAACGACTAACTTTGACTCTTCAATTCTTCGATTCGAATTCCTTTAATGTTAGGTTCTTCCTGATTTGTTTTATACATAGATGAAGAAAAGTAATGTTTCCTTTTGCAAAATGCAGATCTTCTATATAGATAAAGAGACAGGTAAGAAATGCTATATTTTAGGTGCAAGGGAACTTCAAATCCAATGGTCAAACAATCCTCTGTATTGGTCTTGGAATAGACAACCCTTTCTAAAATCAAGGTCTCTACTTTTCTCTTTTACTTCACACATTTTTatagaataataatataaaaatatatttctttttgtaCAAAAAGATCTAGAATAGAAtatctttataaaaatattaacagcttatcaaaatattatatgaattttatcatataaaagggttttaagtgagaaaacttatttttgtaaGGAAATTTTTCGTTTAGTAAACAGTTTCTAATAACCtactttttataaagaaaaatgttcattgatagaaaaaatgtcaaactatttacagaaataaaaaagataatgatggatgttgatagacttctattagtatttattaatgatagatttctataagtttTGATTAttgataaacattgatagacttctatcagcttctattaaactatttatagaaatagcgaAAAAGACTCTGACAGATACTTATAGGTTTCTATCGGTCTCTATCAAGgatatcagtttctatcattaGTACACACTGATAAATTTTTGTCCATCTCTATTAAAGacgattaaattttgttattttatgtaaatagtttttcttatttttctatttttgtaaattCCCCTTCTATAAAGTTAAATACTTGTGAAATATAATAGCTCAATGTATAACTAATTATATCACATCATATTCTAGTTGTGAACAATCTTTTCGCATAAATGGTAAATGTTTGGAGTTCCATGagaaaattataaatgttttgaGGAGACTCAATATCTTCAATTTGTTTTCTATTCTTAAAAtggttttttgaaattttaatataacgttgttaaaaacaacaaaaatttacctttttattttgtatttttatttttttgaattacATCAAgagagattttaaaaaatagttattctttgatgctccattttttgttttttcaaatttggaCGTAGGTTTGAAGAAGTTGCAGAATTGAGAACTATATGGTGGCTAGAAATAAAAGGCTCAATCAACACCAAATTTCTTTCCTCAAAAACACTTTACTTTGCATATCTTTTGGTGAAGTTTGCAGACAGAGCTTATGGATTAAACACTCATCCATCTCAAGCCTCAGTTCAACTCAATACTGTGATATCTAAAAGAAAAGTGTATTTACACAAGGAAAAAGGCTACAAAGATCAAGTTTTCATTGATGGAGATGATGGAGACGATGACAATTGGGTCGAGATCAAGTTGGGAGAGTTTTACGTTAATGATTCTGGAGAAGGTGTCGTTGAGATGTGCTTGAAAGAAGTCGAGAGTCAACATTTGAGAGGCGGTCTTGTTGTCGAGGGAATTCAACTTAGACCTAACCTATAAATTGAAACTTCAAAAATAGAGAAGGCTTTGAATAAATTATTCAGTTAAACAATTATTCAATAAGGCTGGTGTAATGTGGTTACCATTTATGTTCTAGGTGTAGGGAGAAAATTAACTAGCATCTCTATCGATGATATGTAACTACTACTTTTTTAGAGCTTTCTTGATAAAATAACTGTATTTTTAAAATGGATCTAATGCATAATACACACAAGTCAAAGAAGATGTTGGAACATAATAAACAAGTAAAAAAACTGAACAAAAGATAATAAAAGTAGAGATAATGAGACACGTAAATTGGTAATCCAATTTGGTGCAAGATCACCTGCTCTATGAGGCAATATGACCAGCAGAAAGAAACTTCACTATAAGTAGAGTTAAGTGATTACAATATAGTATTGATTTGTTAGACTCTTTCTATAGTAACTCATGAACAAATCCCCTCAAACAGACTTACTTAAACTTCTCAAAATCGTGAGTTCCCTTCACCTTTATAATGAGAGTAACAGAAAGAACCGAAGACAAAAGAAGTAGTAGGCAGTTTATCGTTGTCTTCTTCATTCTGTTTTGTTTGTTGTAACCGCCAGAGCTTCTTTCGTTGAAAATGAGAGCCTGTATAAAAGGTGAAAGAATGAGATAGTAAAAGAGAAGAGAGCGAGAACATTTGTTCTATAAAGAAGTTTAaaagaagaagtaataaaagatACCTTTCCTTTTTGCACAGTAGACATAGGCCTTTGGCCAAACCACTTAAATTcttgtgttttttctttctcaacGTTCGTCTATCTTTTTCTTAaatatcgtctacacgatcgtttttGTTCCTCTTGcatcatctaaacgattgtctagatCTACTTTACATCAtatatacgatcgtctagtttcttaactatcgtctatacgatcgtctagttccactcaactatcgtctacacgatcgtctagtgcttctTAGTATCGTCTACAATATTGAACTATCGTCTAGTTCCCTTGAGaattttctacacgattgagcttGCATACAAGTAAACGATTGAAGTTTTGAAGCTAAAAGGATATAGTCTTCCCTGAGTCTTGAAATGAGGTAGATCATTTATGCTGAGTATTTTGGGCCTGCAAACAAGAGAATTATAGTTAATCTAGGGCCACAAGTGGTATAAGAGCTCAGAGTATAAATCAAGACTGATCCTAGATTTGAATTCTTACATACAAAGATTCAGACGAGTCAATCTTGAAATTCAAGAATGGCTACAACCAGGTTTGAGATTGAAAAGTTTGATGGAaagacaaattttgaattatggaaAGCTAAGATCAAGGCAGTGTTGGGATAGCAAAAAGGCATTTCTGGCCATCATAAACCCAACAACGTACCCTGAAACAATCATAGATGCAGAAAAAGAGACAATAGAGGTAAATGCCTATGGAACTATTGTTTTGAATGTTACAAATAGTGTTTTAAGACAGATAGTTAACTAGTAAATTGCTTATGATCTATGGAACaaattaaatgagatttatctCAATAAAGATCTTCCTAATAAAGCTTTCTTGAGAGAAAGATTGTTCACATATAAGATAAATGCTGCAAAATCCCTCATTGAAAATTTGAACGAATTCAAGAGACTGTCATCAGAATTTAGATCAATAGAAGACAACATTGGGGAAGAAAATGAGACCTTTATCCTACTAAACTCTCGACCAGACTCGTTTAAAGATATTAAAACAACAATGAAGTATGGTAGAGAAAGGATCACTACAGAAGAAATTATTTCAGCAATCAGAGTTAGAGAACTTGAATTACAGATGAGCAAGAAAGAGAAACAAGGAGGAGAAGGTTTGTTTTCTAAAGGGAAAACAAAGAACAATGGGAAGGGCAAGCAGAATGGGGGAGACAAGCCTAAATCAAGTGTCATTTTTGCCATAAACTTGGACACACGAAGAAAGACTGTTATACCTTGAAGAGAAAACTGAACCAACAGAACAAATGAGGAAAACAGACAGAGGCAGCTGTAGGGAAGAATTCCCTTGTGTATTCAGATGCCTTGGCAGTAACTAAAGAGTGTTGTGAGCAGAATTCTATGGAGACTCAAGATTGGGTTATAGATTCTAGTTGTTCACTCCATATGACACCATCTAAAGGGTTGTTTTTTATGTACAAGAAGTGGGATGGAAGACTgatttaaatgagaaataatAATACTTATATGGCCGTTGGTGTTGGCTCTGTTTCCTTAAAGCTACAAGATGGTTCAGTGAAGCTAATCAGAAATGAGAGAAATGTTCCTACCTTGAAGAGAAATATTCTATTATTGGGGATGTTTGACTCCATTGGTTATGAATAGAGAGGAGTTGGTGACACCTTTGAGATAATCCAAGACTCAAAGGTGGTGTTGGTGGCTACTAAAGTAAATGGCTTGTATGTCATTAAAGATGTGCTTGATGGCTACAGATGAAGATCCTACAGAGGATGAGCTATGGCACAAGAGGCTATCTCATATTAGTGTGAAGGGGTTGCAAGTTCTTTCCAAACAGGGGATTCTTCCTAAAGGGTTTGGAAACAATTTGAagttttgtgaacattgcatccTTGGCAAGGCAACTAGGCAAG comes from Benincasa hispida cultivar B227 chromosome 2, ASM972705v1, whole genome shotgun sequence and encodes:
- the LOC120070877 gene encoding F-box protein PP2-B10-like is translated as MSSSMNIDLLPQDCIAHVLSFASAREACRLSTVSEMMHLIADSDVVWEKFLPFDCKEILLRLDSSVVYDTKKDLYFKLCCPHLIDGGKKIFYIDKETGKKCYILGARELQIQWSNNPLYWSWNRQPFLKSRFEEVAELRTIWWLEIKGSINTKFLSSKTLYFAYLLVKFADRAYGLNTHPSQASVQLNTVISKRKVYLHKEKGYKDQVFIDGDDGDDDNWVEIKLGEFYVNDSGEGVVEMCLKEVESQHLRGGLVVEGIQLRPNL
- the LOC120072183 gene encoding uncharacterized mitochondrial protein AtMg00300-like, with protein sequence MAVGVGSVSLKLQDGSVKLIRNERNVPTLKRNILLLGMFDSIDEDPTEDELWHKRLSHISVKGLQVLSKQGILPKGFGNNLKFCEHCILGKATRQDFPKGQHTTKDIFEYVHSDLWSPTHSPSLSGARHNVTEMFDQYSREP